A single region of the Streptomyces sp. NBC_00236 genome encodes:
- a CDS encoding DUF5703 family protein produces the protein MPEYEFVDVYVPRGVSRKETARLLTDHAEYGHWELDRLTLRLDGSRRVRLRRRIIRQLRATW, from the coding sequence ATGCCGGAATACGAATTTGTCGATGTGTACGTGCCGCGCGGGGTGTCCCGGAAGGAGACGGCCCGCCTGTTGACCGACCATGCCGAGTACGGGCACTGGGAGTTGGACCGGCTGACGCTGCGCCTGGACGGCAGTCGCCGGGTGCGGCTGCGGCGGCGGATCATCCGCCAGCTGCGGGCCACCTGGTGA
- a CDS encoding chaplin: MRQVTRKGLITMAAAGGVLALSGGYAHADAGAAGGASNSPGVLSGNSVQIPVEVPVNVCGNSVNVVGLLNPAAGNACANTSDGAATGRHGSTAGTPGSHASDNGRASDDRGQGVRAGTGKHRAVGSDNGGGATAEGTAKGSPGLLSGNQIQVPIDIPVNACGNSVTIGGLLNPALGNTCENDSTPPVVPETPVTHVTPPTPGPRTVPNAPEPQTLPASTPQLAHTGAGGLDLLVPAGAGLLLAGAGTVLYRRAKAAA; this comes from the coding sequence ATGCGACAGGTCACGCGTAAAGGCCTGATCACCATGGCGGCTGCGGGCGGCGTGCTCGCGCTCAGTGGCGGTTACGCGCACGCCGACGCGGGAGCGGCCGGCGGCGCATCGAATTCCCCGGGGGTGCTTTCAGGGAATTCGGTACAGATCCCGGTCGAGGTACCGGTCAACGTCTGCGGCAACTCCGTGAACGTCGTGGGGCTGCTGAACCCGGCGGCGGGCAACGCCTGTGCGAACACTTCGGACGGTGCGGCCACCGGCCGTCACGGTTCGACCGCGGGAACCCCGGGCAGTCACGCCTCGGACAACGGCCGGGCGTCCGACGATCGCGGTCAGGGGGTGCGGGCGGGCACCGGGAAGCACCGGGCCGTCGGCAGCGACAACGGGGGAGGGGCCACCGCCGAGGGGACCGCGAAGGGCTCGCCCGGTCTGCTCTCGGGGAACCAGATCCAGGTGCCCATCGACATCCCCGTGAACGCCTGCGGGAACAGCGTCACCATCGGTGGCCTGCTCAACCCCGCCCTGGGCAACACGTGCGAGAACGACAGCACGCCGCCGGTCGTCCCGGAGACCCCCGTCACCCACGTGACACCGCCGACGCCCGGACCGCGCACCGTCCCGAACGCGCCCGAACCGCAGACCCTGCCGGCGAGCACGCCGCAGCTCGCGCACACCGGAGCGGGCGGGCTCGACCTGCTCGTCCCGGCGGGCGCCGGCCTGCTGCTGGCCGGTGCGGGCACGGTGCTGTACCGCCGCGCCAAGGCCGCCGCCTGA
- the chpH gene encoding chaplin ChpH yields the protein MIKKIVAAAAVTGGLVLAGAGMAVADSGAQGAAIGSPGVLSGNVVQVPVHVPVNVCGNTISVIGLLNPAFGNTCVNA from the coding sequence ATGATCAAGAAGATCGTCGCCGCTGCGGCTGTCACCGGTGGTCTGGTTCTCGCGGGTGCCGGCATGGCCGTCGCCGACTCGGGTGCCCAGGGTGCCGCCATCGGCAGCCCCGGCGTGCTCTCGGGCAACGTCGTCCAGGTTCCCGTCCACGTTCCCGTGAACGTGTGCGGCAACACGATCTCCGTGATCGGGCTGCTGAACCCGGCCTTCGGCAACACCTGCGTCAACGCCTGA
- a CDS encoding M20/M25/M40 family metallo-hydrolase, whose amino-acid sequence MSETKAARTGSGESAENEVVDLCRDLIRIDTSNYGDHSGPGERLAAEYVAEKLAEVGLEPQIFESHKGRASTVARIEGEDPSRPALLIHGHTDVVPANAHDWTHHPFSGEIADGCVWGRGAVDMKDMDAMTLAVVRDRMRSGRKPPRDIVLAFLADEEAGGTYGARYLVDKHPDLFEGVTEAIGEVGGFSFTVNENLRLYLVETAQKGMHWMRLTVDGTAGHGSMTNDDNAITELCEAVGRLGRHNWPVRVTKTVRSFLDELSDALGTPLDPEDMDATLAKLGGIAKMVGATLRNSAAPTMLGAGYKVNVIPGQATAHVDGRFLPGYEQEFLADLDRILGPRVKREDVHGDKALETDFDGSLVDAMQIALKAEDPIARAVPYMLSGGTDAKSFDDLGIRCFGFAPLKLPPELDFAGMFHGVDERVPVEGLKFGARVLDRFIDNS is encoded by the coding sequence GTGAGTGAGACCAAAGCGGCCAGGACCGGCTCGGGTGAGAGCGCCGAGAACGAGGTCGTCGACCTCTGTCGTGACCTGATCCGGATCGACACCAGCAACTACGGGGATCACTCGGGACCGGGCGAGCGGCTGGCCGCCGAGTACGTCGCGGAGAAGCTGGCGGAGGTGGGGCTCGAGCCGCAGATCTTCGAGTCCCACAAGGGCCGTGCCTCCACGGTGGCGCGGATCGAGGGCGAGGACCCGTCCAGGCCGGCGCTGCTGATCCACGGCCACACCGACGTCGTGCCGGCCAACGCGCACGACTGGACGCACCACCCCTTCTCGGGAGAGATCGCGGACGGCTGCGTCTGGGGGCGGGGCGCGGTCGACATGAAGGACATGGACGCGATGACCCTGGCGGTCGTGCGCGACCGGATGCGCAGCGGACGCAAGCCCCCGCGCGACATCGTGCTCGCCTTCCTCGCGGACGAGGAGGCGGGCGGTACGTACGGGGCCCGGTATCTCGTCGACAAGCACCCTGACCTGTTCGAGGGCGTCACCGAGGCCATCGGGGAGGTCGGCGGCTTCTCCTTCACGGTCAACGAGAACCTGCGGCTCTACCTGGTGGAGACCGCGCAGAAGGGCATGCACTGGATGCGGCTGACCGTGGACGGCACGGCCGGCCACGGTTCGATGACCAATGACGACAACGCGATCACCGAGCTGTGCGAGGCGGTCGGGCGGCTGGGACGGCACAACTGGCCGGTCCGGGTGACCAAGACCGTGCGGTCCTTCCTGGACGAGCTGTCCGACGCGCTCGGCACTCCGCTCGACCCCGAGGACATGGACGCCACGCTCGCCAAGCTGGGCGGCATCGCCAAGATGGTCGGCGCGACCCTGCGCAACTCGGCGGCCCCCACCATGCTCGGCGCGGGCTACAAGGTGAATGTGATCCCGGGGCAGGCGACCGCCCACGTCGACGGCCGTTTCCTGCCGGGGTACGAGCAGGAGTTCCTGGCCGACCTGGACCGGATCCTCGGCCCGCGCGTCAAGCGCGAGGACGTGCACGGGGACAAGGCGCTGGAGACCGACTTCGACGGCTCGCTCGTGGACGCGATGCAGATCGCGCTCAAGGCCGAGGACCCGATCGCGCGCGCGGTCCCGTACATGCTCTCCGGCGGTACGGACGCCAAGTCCTTCGACGACCTGGGTATCCGGTGCTTCGGATTCGCTCCGCTGAAGCTCCCGCCGGAGCTCGACTTCGCCGGCATGTTCCACGGTGTGGACGAGCGCGTACCGGTCGAGGGCCTGAAGTTCGGTGCACGGGTGCTCGACCGTTTCATCGACAACAGCTGA
- a CDS encoding glycoside hydrolase family 2 TIM barrel-domain containing protein has protein sequence MSRTETDTLPWYEDPSPGTGGLAPRSWYATSDAWRMSLNGEWAFRLSPRAATEDESFARPGFDASAWGTVAVPGHWVLQGAGGAPAYTNVVYPFPVDPPRVPSENPTGDHLRTFTLPGDRPQGGEFVLRFEGVESCARVWLNGRELGDFKGSRLPHEFAVGDLLDPGENVLAVRVHAWSSGSYLEDQDQWWLPGIFREVTLVHRPDGAPRDFFVHAGYDHRDGSGTLRVECEGADGRVLVPELGVDIAAGESVALPVEPWTAETPRLYDAELVTAGERIPLRIGFRTVVVEDGVIKVNGTRLLFRGVNRHEFHPETGRAVDARTMRRDLELMKQHNINAVRTSHYPPHPAFLDLCDELGLWVIDECDLETHGFVDLEWRGNPVDDERWTPALLDRAARMVERDKNHASVIIWSLGNECGSGSGLTAMAEWIGGRDPERLLHYEGDLSCKDVDLYSRMYPTHAEVELIGKRAEEPLTDPELDARRRAMPFVMCEYGHAMGNGPGGLSEYQRLFERYERCQGGFVWEWIDHGFAHPEHGFAYGGDFGEELHDGNFVCDGLLFPDRTPSPGLVEYKKVIEPVRIGPGSAAGTFTVTNGYDFAGLEDLDFIWSHEVDGTVVASGTLAVPELAPGASAEVAPDTASAGDGLWTVRAVLAGDTAWGERGHVVAWGQVETGARAVPAPAAGERPVRAAGVITLGPGVFDAATGVPVRIGDVPVEELRLDVWRAPTDNDNGAAWQPDERYGLRWRELGLHRMRHRVDAVEADGDALTVRTRVAPAGWDLGLRTTYRWTAAGDRLGLTVSVVPEGDWRVPLPRLGIRFALPAAYGGARWSGGGPGEAYPDTRAAAVLGTWEMRVDALQTPYVRPQENGARADVRWAELTDTGGAGLRAEGGTPFWFTARRWTSEQLDAAEHAPDLVAGGRVWVNLDHRVQGIGSQSCGPGVLPEHRLDAEPAEFSFVFAPLD, from the coding sequence ATGAGCCGCACCGAAACCGACACGCTGCCCTGGTACGAGGACCCGAGCCCGGGTACCGGCGGCCTCGCGCCGCGGTCCTGGTACGCGACGTCCGACGCCTGGCGGATGTCCCTGAACGGCGAGTGGGCGTTCCGGCTCTCGCCCCGGGCCGCCACCGAGGACGAGTCGTTCGCCCGGCCGGGGTTCGACGCCTCGGCGTGGGGGACGGTCGCGGTGCCCGGTCACTGGGTGCTCCAGGGGGCCGGCGGCGCTCCCGCGTACACGAACGTCGTCTACCCCTTTCCCGTCGATCCGCCACGGGTGCCGTCCGAGAACCCGACGGGCGACCATCTGCGGACGTTCACACTGCCCGGGGACCGGCCGCAGGGCGGCGAGTTCGTGCTCCGGTTCGAAGGGGTGGAGTCCTGCGCCCGGGTCTGGCTCAACGGACGGGAACTGGGCGACTTCAAGGGGTCCCGGCTGCCGCACGAGTTCGCCGTGGGCGATCTGCTGGACCCCGGCGAGAACGTCCTCGCGGTACGGGTGCACGCCTGGTCGTCGGGCAGCTATCTGGAGGACCAGGACCAGTGGTGGCTGCCGGGCATCTTCCGTGAGGTGACTCTGGTCCACCGCCCGGACGGCGCGCCCCGGGACTTCTTCGTGCACGCGGGCTACGACCACCGGGACGGCTCCGGCACGCTGCGGGTGGAGTGCGAGGGGGCGGACGGCCGGGTCCTGGTGCCCGAGCTGGGTGTCGACATCGCCGCGGGCGAGTCCGTGGCGCTGCCGGTCGAACCGTGGACCGCCGAGACGCCCCGGCTCTACGACGCGGAGCTGGTGACGGCCGGCGAGCGGATCCCGCTGCGGATCGGCTTCCGTACGGTCGTGGTCGAGGACGGCGTCATCAAGGTCAACGGCACCCGGCTGCTGTTCCGAGGGGTGAACCGGCACGAGTTCCACCCGGAGACGGGGCGGGCCGTCGACGCGCGGACGATGCGGCGCGACCTGGAGCTGATGAAGCAGCACAACATCAATGCCGTACGGACCAGCCACTACCCGCCGCACCCCGCCTTCCTCGACCTGTGCGACGAACTGGGCCTCTGGGTGATCGACGAGTGCGATCTGGAGACACATGGCTTTGTCGACCTGGAGTGGCGGGGCAACCCGGTCGACGACGAGCGGTGGACCCCCGCGCTGCTCGACCGGGCGGCCCGCATGGTCGAGCGCGACAAGAACCACGCCTCCGTCATCATCTGGTCGCTGGGCAACGAGTGCGGTTCGGGCAGCGGTCTGACCGCGATGGCCGAGTGGATCGGGGGGCGGGACCCGGAGCGGCTGCTGCACTACGAGGGCGACCTCTCCTGCAAGGACGTCGATCTGTACTCACGCATGTATCCGACGCATGCCGAGGTCGAACTCATCGGCAAGCGGGCGGAGGAGCCGCTGACCGATCCGGAACTCGACGCCCGGCGGCGTGCGATGCCCTTCGTCATGTGCGAGTACGGGCACGCCATGGGCAACGGGCCGGGCGGTCTGAGCGAGTACCAGCGGCTCTTCGAGCGGTACGAGCGCTGCCAGGGCGGTTTCGTCTGGGAGTGGATCGACCACGGCTTCGCCCACCCCGAGCACGGCTTCGCCTACGGCGGGGATTTCGGCGAGGAGTTGCACGACGGCAACTTCGTCTGCGACGGCCTCCTCTTCCCCGACCGCACGCCCTCCCCCGGGCTCGTCGAGTACAAGAAGGTCATCGAGCCGGTACGGATCGGCCCGGGCTCCGCGGCCGGTACGTTCACGGTCACCAACGGCTACGACTTCGCCGGACTGGAGGACCTCGACTTCATCTGGTCGCACGAGGTGGACGGCACGGTCGTGGCCTCGGGCACCCTGGCGGTGCCGGAGCTGGCGCCGGGCGCCTCGGCGGAGGTGGCACCGGACACCGCTTCCGCGGGCGACGGTCTGTGGACGGTGCGGGCGGTGCTCGCCGGGGACACCGCGTGGGGCGAGCGCGGACACGTGGTGGCCTGGGGCCAGGTGGAGACGGGGGCGCGGGCCGTCCCCGCTCCGGCGGCCGGCGAGCGCCCGGTGCGCGCGGCCGGCGTGATCACCCTCGGGCCGGGCGTGTTCGACGCGGCGACCGGGGTACCGGTGCGCATCGGGGACGTTCCGGTGGAGGAACTGCGGCTGGACGTGTGGCGGGCGCCCACCGACAACGACAACGGGGCAGCCTGGCAGCCGGACGAGCGGTACGGGCTGCGCTGGCGGGAGCTGGGGCTGCACCGCATGCGGCACCGCGTCGACGCGGTCGAGGCGGACGGGGACGCGCTGACGGTGCGGACCCGGGTGGCCCCGGCGGGCTGGGACCTGGGGCTGCGGACCACGTACCGGTGGACGGCCGCCGGGGACCGGCTCGGGCTGACGGTGTCCGTGGTGCCGGAGGGCGACTGGCGGGTGCCGCTGCCCCGGCTCGGGATCCGGTTCGCCCTGCCCGCGGCGTACGGCGGTGCGCGGTGGTCCGGCGGTGGACCGGGTGAGGCCTACCCGGACACCCGGGCCGCCGCGGTGCTCGGGACGTGGGAAATGCGGGTGGACGCGCTCCAGACCCCGTACGTCCGGCCCCAGGAGAACGGGGCCCGGGCCGACGTCCGGTGGGCGGAGCTGACGGACACCGGCGGTGCGGGGCTGCGGGCCGAGGGCGGCACGCCGTTCTGGTTCACCGCGCGGCGCTGGACGAGCGAGCAGCTGGACGCCGCGGAGCACGCGCCGGATCTGGTGGCCGGGGGCCGCGTCTGGGTCAACCTGGACCACAGGGTGCAGGGCATCGGCTCGCAGTCGTGCGGGCCGGGCGTGCTGCCGGAGCACCGGCTCGACGCGGAGCCGGCGGAGTTCTCCTTCGTGTTCGCGCCGCTGGACTGA